A region of the Thalassoroseus pseudoceratinae genome:
GGGTTCATCCGGTCTTTGGTCATCAATTCCAAATGGCGTAGGATTTGTCTCGGCCGACGAGTCGTCCGCGTGCAGCCGCAGCGGCGAGTTCCTCCCCGTATGCGGATGAAACCTTATTCAATCGGTCGAGCCATTCCGAGTCGGATAGTTCGTCGCTCGGTGACACCAATCCCGCGAGCGCGGCGATTGGATGCGAACCATCCACAAGTTGTTGAGTCGACTCGTTCGACACACCTTCGCCCCACTGACTCAGCAGACGGTCGGCGTCGGCTCGCACGGTTTCGAGCGGGGCGAACGACTCACGTTCCTGATGTTCCAGGGCTAACACCGATTCAAGAATCTCGTGCGCAGTTTCGCGGATTGCACAAGCGGCAATATCTTCCGAGACTTGGGCGAGCGTCGTGGCATCGAGTTCGTCCTCGGTCGGCGTGGATTCTGTGGGGGAGATCCGTTTTCGCAACGTCGCCACCCGGGACCGCAGTTGCCGCAATTCGTCGATGAGTTGCAGTGATGGCAGTGACTCGTCAATCGCCAAATCCTCGGCGGCTTGGCGGAGTTCAAGACTTACCCTCGCGGCGAGGGCCTGAATTTGTCGCAGTTCGTCTTCGAGTTGCGGAATTGATGAAACCACAGCGCACCTCCGGGAGCAGTAATGAATCTCGCTGCATTCGATAGAGATAAACACGAATGCGTGGAGAACCTCATTGCAAATCCCGTACGATCGCGAGACTGGTTTTTGGGTACGCGAAGCCGTTCCGTCAACAAACCGAATTCGCGGTGGGAATTCAACGATTGTGCGAGTTGTACGACGGCTTGAAGTTTCGATGAGGGCTACAGCTCTCACGAATGACTTGCTAGTTCGACACCATCACACCCGAAGGTGTTGATTCTCGGCAACGCACGTGTGGTTTTCGCAGCGCTATCAGTCTCAATTCGCATTCGCTGGCGGCGTCGGCGTCCCGAGTTTCGAACTCAGCCAATAGAGTGGCAGACCGGCCAAGAGTGGACCCGCCCCGAGCAGGCAGAGTTCTTCGGCCCATGTGATGCTGGAGTACAGCATGTATCCCGATGTGCCGCAAAAAATTAGCGGCAATAATGGAAATAGTGGGGAGCGAAACGGTCGTGGTAATTCCGGTTCGCGGATTCGCAGCACGATGACCGCAAGACCGCTGAGCAAGAAGAAGCCCCAAAAAATCGGCGCAGTTGCCGCCACCAAAGCATCAAAGCCACCGCCAAATCGTTCCCACGACACTGCCGACCACCCCGACGTGATCAACGTCTGATCGACTGTGTTTTTTCCGGCTTGTGTACCCACTGAGAGGACTAACAGAATCGAAATTACACCTTGCACAATGAGTGAAGCCAATGGAGCTTTGTGGTCTTGCGGTTGCCATGCGAGCCATGCGAACAAACGGTGATCCGCCCCTAAGCTGGCATGAACACGTGAGCCGGTCAAAATCAAGCCGTTGAGTGCGCCGAGCGTGGAAATCATGATCAGTACGCACATCACAGCATGCCCAGTCGAGCCGAACTTTGGTTTCAGCACGTCTGCCGCCGGTGCGGAGGATTGTTGAATCCCGGTCCAACCGAGTCCGTTGATGTACGCGGCGTTGATCAGCAAATAGATCAGTGTGACCAACCCCACACCGCCTAGCAGTGCTTTCGGGATGTTTCGCGCCGGTTCACGAACTTCGGCCGCCACAAACGCAGCGTCGTTCCAACCGCCATAGGCATAGAGAATCAACACGAATGCCAGTCCGAAATTTGCCGTTTGGCCATCGACCGGCTCGGCGGCAGTGAGAAGTCCATCACCACCGATCAGTCCACAAACTGCGATCCCGACCAAACCGAGGACCTTCGCGATTGTGAGAACATTCTGAGCCGTCTTGCCGAAGACCACACCGCCAATGTTGAGCAGTGTCAATCCAATCACAGCCACTAAAGCCGTTAGCACGATTTTATCGGCGGAGAATTCAAACAACGCATTCGCATACTCTGCGAAAATGTAAGCCATCGAACCGATACTGCCGGTGAGAATCCCCGTGAGATGGGCCCAACCGAACAAGAATCCGACGATCGGGGCATACGCCCGTGTCAGATAGACATAGTCCCCACCGGATTTCGGTAGCGATGTGGCAAGTTCCGCGTAGCATAACGCCCCGCAAAACGCGACCAGTCCGCCGACAAGCCATACGAGCAGTCCCGCCATCGGCCCGGAGACGCAACTGAACACGAGCGGCGGAACTTTGAAGATCGCCGCACCAACGACGATCCCCACGATCAAACTCGCTGCATCTTGCCAACGCAGCGTCCGTGATTCCGCAGCGTCATCGTCAGTTTCGGTCCGAGATTCCATGCGTCATCCAATCAATCTGCGGGAAACTCGCGGATGTGACTGTAGCGTTTGTAAGACTCGTAAATGTCACCACCATCGAGCACACGAGGATCACCCGTTCTCCGCAAATACGCTTCGAATTCTTCCCCGAGTTCATTTTTGATCGCCGCATACTTTGCATTGTCGGCCAAGTTGATGAGATTCGCCGGATCGTTCTCAATGTCGTACAGTTCGATCTCCGGTCGTTTCTCAACCGACCATTCGAAGTACTGTCCAAGTCGCGGATCGGTCCGGTGTTCCCAAAGGAATGTTTTGCTGGGGCAGGCGTCGATGTCGTAGTACCCGAAAACGTCTTTCTTGAAACCGGCGGGATGACCGGCGGGCCAACGGTTCGGGCGGAAGTTGCGAATGTAGAGGTACTTCGGCGTCCGCATCGCTCGGATGGGATAGGTGCGGTTGTCGAATCGTGAGGACGAATGTCGTTCGCGAGCCGAGTATGCCCGCACTCGATCTTCGCTGACTTGTCCATCTCGGCGGCTCATCAGCAGATTCAAAAAGCTCCGTCCGCTCATCACTTTGGGAATCTTCACACCAGCGGCGTGTAGCATTGTTGGTGCGAAGTCGATGAAACCGACGATGTCGATCACATCCCGATCTGCCGGCACTTTCGCGGGCCAACTCACTGCAAGTGGAGCGTGGATGCCGTATTCGTAACAGTTAGCCTTCGCCCGAGGAAACGGCATGCCGTTGTCTGCGGTGACAATCACCAGCGTGTTCTCTAACTCGCCGGCTTGCTCCAATTGATCGAGAATCCGCCCAAGATGTTGATCGAACCACTCGATTTCCACATCGTAATCAAGGATGTCGCTTCGGATGGTGGGCGTGTCGGGAAGAAACTTTGGCACGAACGCATCCGCAAGAGACTTACCCTGTTCGCGACCGATGCCGTTCTTGTAACTCCGATGCGGTTCAGTGGCTCCAAACCAAAAGCAGAACGGTTGATCCGCAGGTTTTTCCTTGAGGAAGTCACTGAAGTTGCTAGCGTAGTCGTTGCTGGAGATGCCCGGCGGCGACTTCATTTTCCGCTTCTGCCAAGCCGGTCCAGCTGGATTGCGTTTGCGTCCGCTGACTTTGTAGTTGCCCGGTCCCCAACCTTTGCCGGTGTAGCCGACGAAATAACCGGCGTCTTCGAGGATGTCGGGGTAGACCGTGAACTTCTGCGGGAATGAACTCGCGTGTGTGCCGGCTTGCTCCAACTCCCACGTGTTTCGACCAGTCAGCAACGCCGCCCGCGACGGACTACAGCCCGGCGACGCACAGAATGCATTGTGGAACAGCACACCCGACTTCGCCACCCGATCGAATGCAGGGGTTTGAATGTCGGTTGTGCCATACGCACTGGCGTAGGGGTAGGATTGGTCGTCGGAAATCGCCAAGAGAATGTTGGGCGGTTTCTCGGCCGCTTCACTCACGGAACCGCAACAGCATAGCCAAGCCATACTGCAAGACATCAAACCGAACAGAACCAACCTCACACGACGAGCCATCATCGCGTCCTTTCCGAAAGGGCGAGCGAATTGAATGGCTCCGTTCTACCCGGTTCCCGAGTCAATTCCTAGTGGTCCCACTTGAGTCGGACTACTGAAACATTTGTCAGAACAACGCGGTGTTTGGAAGGCTGTCCGATCGTGATCTTACGAGCGGTCCGCAACGTCAGCGGCATCGACGCGGTATTGGTTGTCGAGCAGGACGACTTGGCATTCGTCAATCACTTCACGTCGAGTCACCTTGTATCGCCCCGGCGGTAGAGTCACCGGCAAAGCGGTCCCTACCTGAAATCCGGACACGTATCGAGTTAAAATACATTCTGTGTTGGCAGCGGTGTTGAGCGCAATCATCGTGAGTTGAGCGTTTTTTAGGAATTTTTTCGAATTTCAAATCCGAATCGTGCGGGCGATCGTTACCGAAATTCGATGAAAGTGGGTAATTGAGTTAGACTCTCGCGATAATAGCTCTCAATCGGTTGTCCGAATGGACGATCTCAATCGTGAGTCATCGGAGAGAAGTTGTATTATCGGAGCGAAGCCGGCGGCCCAGCCACTCGGAATTGAGCGGTCAGGCAACTTCATCCATACGTCGATCAACGTGTTGATGAAATTGTTCCTCATTTAATCATTCGAGACCAGTCGTCACGACCGATAATTTCGCGTTTTTACCTCATGACGTTCTTCACTCATGAAGGTTCATGCGAAAATTTCGAATTTTAACGTCATAGTTTGAGTATGGACAATGCGTTCACGTAGTCTCATACCTTTTTGAATCGCCCCGATGGGAATGTTGCCTTGGGGACCGATTGAATGGTTCGTAGTGAAATGATGGTTCGATGAAACCGGAAAAACCGATCCGAATTTGTAGTTTTGAAAGCCGCCGACGAAATGAGATGCATTCCCTGATTGAGCGATTTGGGGGCGATGCGACGGTGGCTCCCTCAATGCGGGAAGTTCCGTTGGAGGAGAACGCTAACGTGTTCGCCTTTGCGGAGCAACTCTTAGCCGGTCAGATCAACGTGGTTGTTTTTATGACCGGTGTGGGAGCTCGTGCACTGCTGGAGACTTGGAAAATCCGTTACGAAGCGGACCGACTATTCAAAGAGTTGGAAGCAACGACGGTTGTCGTGCGTGGCCCGAAGCCGATGACGGTGCTGCGGGAATGGGGCGTGGGAATCGATCATCGCGTGCCGGAGCCGAACACTTGGCGGGAGTTGCTGGAAACCCTCGACGAGAATGTTGCCCTCGCCGGTAGCACGATTGCCATTCAAGAATACGGTGAGCCAAACGAGGAACTGTATGAAGCCCTCAGAAATCGGAACGCGACCGTCGTGCCGGTCCCGGTTTATAAATGGGCGTTCCCGGAAGACACCGGACCGCTCAAAGATGCCATCCGCCGCACAATCGCTGGCGACTTTCAGGTTCTGATGTTCACCAGCGCTCAGCAAATCGTCAATACACTTCGAGCCGCCGCGGACGAGGGACTCGAAGACGATTTTCGGTCAGCGGCCAACAACACTCTCATTGCTTCGATCGGTCCGACGGCGACCGAGCGGTTGCAAACCCTGGGGTTTCAGGTCGATGTCGAAGCCTCCCCGCCGAAAATGGGACCGCTCGTGCGAGCCGCCATCGAAACCGCTCAAAACTAGTCGAAATGTCTAACACGCATGAAGTTTTCATTACAGAGCATGTTCTCCCGAGGTTCTCAGATGCAGCGATGTCCGGAGTGTGATGAACCCGTCGACTCAGATGCCATCAACATGAAGGAAGGTGTCGCACTCTGCGAGGGGTGTCGTCAGCTGATACCGCTTTCCGAACTTCGTCTGAGCGAACGCTCGATTCAAGAGATTCTCGATCAACAACCAATCGGTTGCATGGTTGTCGACAACGGATTTCAAACGGTGGTGACGACCTCGCTCCGGTCGATTTCTGGGTTCATCACAACGACCGGAATCGCGTTGTTCTGGAACGGTATCGTCTCGGTGTTTGTTCTGGTTGCGTTGGCGGGACTCTACAGCAATTTGATCGGACCGGTGCCCGAATGGTTTCCGGCGCCTGGCGTAGAGAATGGTCAGCCCATCATGAACGATGAGGCGATGGGACTCGGCACAACATTGTTTCTGTGCGTGTTCCTGATTCCATTTGTCACCATCGGAATCGGAATCATTTGGAGTGCGTTACTCAGTTTGATCGGCCGAGTCGATGTGGTTTGCGACGGCAGCCGTTCCCACGTAGCGACGGGTATTCCGATCATTTCTTGGAAGCGACGCTTCAACGCCAAACAAGTTCGCGAGGTCGTTCAGTCTCGCACGCGATGGCAGAGTAACGAGGGGGAGAATCGGGAGATCAAGATTGTCGCGGATCAGACCATCAAGTTTGGTGCGATGCTCTCGGAGAGCCGCATGGAATGGATGTGCGTGGTGCTCAAAGAAATTTTGCTGAAACCTGCGGTCGATCGTTATGACTTCGAAACCGCAGAGATGTCGGACTTCCCCGAAACCGCATGACGGTCATTTGCACGCGGTCGGGGGAAGTGCGTATCAGGTTTCGTTACCCTTTGGGTTTTACGTTTTGCCGTTCGCCATTGTTCGATTTCACGCGACGACGCTTTCGTTTTCCGGCTGAGTTGCCCGCCGAGTTGTTCTTCGATGGGCCGGACGACTGCCACCGGTTGCGTCGCGGTTTGGACTTCGGATTGCCTTGGCGGTTTCCGGACCGATCGTCTTTGGAAGTCGGCCCGTTTTCCGGTTGCGGCTCGCCGTTGACCATCAGAAGTCGTCGGCCGATGAGTCGTTCAATCGCCCGCAGTTCCCGACGTTCGCCCGCACTGCAAAACGAAACCGCCATGCCCTCGGCACCGGCTCGTCCAGTCCGACCGATCCGGTGGACGTAGTTTTCCGGCTCCAATGGCAAGTCGAAGTTGACGACGTGTGTGATGCCGTCCACATCGAGACCGCGAGCGGCAACATCGGTCGCCACCAAGACTTTCACACGGCTGCGACGGAATTCATCCAAGGCTCGCTGACGGGCATTTTGGGATTTGTTACCGTGAATTGCCGTCGCTCGAATTCCCTGTCGCAAAAGCTTCTCGGCAACTGTATTCGCCGACCGCTTTGTTTTCGTGAACACAACCGCTCGTTCTACATCGGGAGCTTCGAGCAAGTTCTTGAGCAACTCACGTTTGCCACCATGCTCGACAAAAGCCACCCGCTGATCGATCATGTCAACGCTGGATGATGGTGGATCAACACTGACCGTCACCGGATCATTCAGCAATTGTTTTGTCAGTTCCATGATCTTCGGAGACAATGTCGCGGAGAAAAACAGCGACTGACGCTCCTCTGGCAACTCACGAATAATCCGTTTCAGTGCCGGCAGAAAACCCATGTCGAGCATCCGGTCGGCTTCATCAAGGACAAAGGCTTCCAACTGATCGAGTTGGACATGCCCTTGGTCCAGTAGGTCAATCAACCGACCAGGCGTCGCCACAACCACATGCACCCCGCGGTCGAGCGACCGGACTTGCGAGTGTTGACTCACGCCACCGTAAATCACGGCTTGACGATAATGGACAAATTGGCCGTACGTTTTGAAACTCTCTGCGATTTGCAGGGCTAGTTCGCGTGTCGGCGACAACACCAAGACTCGCGGAGTTCCCGTTTGAGCCCGTCGGGGTTTGGTCGCCAATTGATGCAAAATGGGCAGGGCGAACGCGGCGGTTTTGCCGGTCCCCGTTTGAGCGGAACCAATCACATCACGGCCTTGGAGCAAGTGAGGAATTGCTTGGGCCTGAATGGGAGTTGGGGTTTGATAGTTCTCGGCCAGAAGTGCCTTTTGAATTGATTTGTCTAAGTCCAGATCGGCAAACGTTTTAATATTCAAGTGCAGTACCTAAAAATTCTTTGTGGGTAGGGACAGTGGTTGTCTTGTGACTAGCCGCGAATCTCGACGGGGTCGTAGATATCGAGCGAAGGTCGTCACATTTCGGCGACAAAACCAAGCGGTTATTGAGTAGCCAGGGCGTTATGACACGGCGGCGGTGGATTCACGTCATCTCTTTAATTGCCACCAATACGCCCAACTGAGGGAATGGACCGTGCTCAAAGAACTCGCTGTTGTCTCTGGGGGTTGAGGGAATCGACCTTTCGTACGGTCGCCCATCCAAACACCCCGGCAGGCCCACGGAACTTGGTTCGCAAAAACGACCAACCAAGCCCAAAAACAATCTGAAAACAACTCGGAATCAAGAACTGTAAGGAATGAACATCTCAAAGGACGCGTCAACTGTGTTCCAGATTTCCAATACGGTGAATGCACCGAATCGCCGTCGCATTGTAAGGCTGGAACTCATCACGCCTAGAGCAGAACTCGATATTCTCTCGACTTTCCCGAAGAATTCATATCTTGGGAACGATTGCTGGGAACAAATGGCTATTGCTTGGGCAATCAGAGTGAAGACCGTTCACATCAGTCTCATCTGGCTGGGATCACAATTTGCATGGAGTGACGAGTTTGTGCTGACTGAATTGGTCGGCGTCGTGGTTTCCTGGTCGTTTTGAAGCCACCGTCGATTGAAAATCGATCATGTTGCGGCGGTTGCCAACTCCTGCCCGTTGAATAAGATAGGCTCAGCGGACTGTGCCGCCATTCCGAATCCTATGAGGAATTCCCCGCCGATGTCCCGATCCCGCGCGACTCGACCTGCGTCACTTTCCGACCCGTCACGGATTGTTTCTCAAGATACCAGCCAACAAAACGCGGCTTACCGACGAATCCGAGGCTTCACAGAACAGCTGACGGAACCACTCTCACCGGAAGATTGTGTCGTCCAATCCATGCCGGATGCCAGTCCCGCGAAGTGGCATTTGGCTCATACCACGTGGTTTTTCGAGACGTTCATTCTCCGAGCTGATCCCAACTACCAGCCCTATCATCCGCAGTTTTCGTACTTATTCAATTCGTATTACAACGGCGTAGGCGATCGGCACGCGCGTCCGAAACGAGGACTGCTGACACGACCAAGTTTGGGAGATGTCTACGCCTACCGGGAAGTCGTCGATGACGCGGTTTCGGAGCAGATTGACGCCGGTTTGTCGGAGGAATTGACCGAAATCCTCGAAATCGGTCTCAATCACGAACAGCAGCATCAGGAGTTGTTGCTCACCGACGTGAAACACCTGCTTTCGTGTAATCCAATTTTGCCGACCTATCTCGAAGGAGCCGCCGCCCCCACGGAATCGCCGGCACCAACGCTGGATTGGCAAGCCTTCCCGGAGGGAGTCCGAGAGATTGGCGTGCCGGCGGACACGGAAGACTTCTGCTTCGACAACGAAACACCCCGACACCGTGTGTTTCTGGAAGCCTTCGAACTCTCGAATCGATTGATCACCAACGGTGAATTCATGCGGTTCATTGAGGATGGCGGATACGAGCAGCACGAATACTGGCTGTCCACCGGTTGGGACGTTGTTCAATCCGAAGGCTGGACTGCACCGTTGTATTGGCACTTGGATGGCTCGGAGTGGAAGACGTTCACTCTTGGCGGAGTTCGTGCCGTCGAAGAGAACGAGCCGGTCTGCCACCTCAGTTACTTCGAGGCCGATGCCTACGCTCGTTGGGCGGGAGCCCGATTGCCAACCGAGAAGGAATGGGAAGTCGCCCTGCAACAATGTTCCACGCATGCGAATCACTCGAAAGGATTCGTTGAGAACGGGCGGTTGCATCCGACAACGGCGTCGTCAGGAATGATGCAACAACTGCTCGGCGAGGTTTGGGAGTGGACCTCAAGCCAATACACCGCCTATCCCGGTTATCGACCGCTCGGTGGAGTGCTCGGCGAGTACAATGGCAAATTCATGTGTGATCAATGGGTGCTCCGTGGCGGCTCGTGTTTGACGTCCCATGAGCACATCCGTGGCACATATCGGAATTTCTTCCCCGCCACCTCTCGCTGGCAAATGAGCGGTTTCCGGTTGGCTCGCGATTGTTAGATTGCGTCTGGTAATGCTTAACCAACTGTCCTTCTGAAGTTGTTGCAGAGCAACAGTTTCTGAACGCGATCGGAAATCGAAGCACGTCCGAAGACGGATTTGTCGGCCCCCATGCAATGTCTGAGGAACCGTTGCGCGCTGAGCAATTTGTAAAAAACGCAAAACCGGTGTCGGGCTGAGAGCGCCGAATTTCATTCCAAGGGTGAGAGGTTGGTTCAAGACGGCCAAACTCGGCCCAGTGCCCTTCCTCGAATCACGACGGTTTTTACAAAGCAAGAGGGAGAATGCAATGAAACGGACACTGTTACTCGGAGCCGGAGTTGCGATGCTGCTCGGCTGTGTCGAACTGATGGCCCCGCAACAAGCGTCGGCAAATGTCGGGTTTCGATTTAGTATTGGCAGTTCCTACGGACGCGGCGGCTACTACGGTCGGGGCTATGGATACCGGAGCTACAGATATCCTAGCTACAGTCATCCCGCCAACCGTTACCGATTCCGAGGAGGATACCGTGGTTACCCCGGTGGATATTACTATCCACGAAGCTACTATCGTCCCGGCAAGCACCACCATCATCACTACCACAGCCCCGGCCATCACCACCACCATCGTGGTTGGCGGTAAGAACGGCTGAAATACAAATCGACGGACTGCCCGGACTCAATCTCCGGTAGTCCGTTTTTTTGTTGCCTGGTTGTCGACTTGGTTCAGCGTTCCAATCCCGGAAAGTAATCCACCACGGCGTCTTCGTTGACCCCATCTTCGGCAGTCCACCAGCAGAGTGGGTAACGCGTGTCTCGCTTGGTGGAACTACTTGGCAACGGACATTCACTCGGGCGGATGTACCGCTCAGCAATCAACGGTTGACTGTGTGGATGCAACACGTCACATAGTCCGAGGATTTCGACAACGTGTTTCCGTTGCAACTTGTTGCTTGGGAATGTTCCGGTCAAGCACTTGTTGAGTTCGGTCAGTTGAGCGGTCGCGGGGAGATTTCGGATTGCGTCGAGAACACCCCGCATGGTGTCACGGTCCTCGTCGGTGGCATC
Encoded here:
- a CDS encoding sulfatase family protein, whose protein sequence is MMARRVRLVLFGLMSCSMAWLCCCGSVSEAAEKPPNILLAISDDQSYPYASAYGTTDIQTPAFDRVAKSGVLFHNAFCASPGCSPSRAALLTGRNTWELEQAGTHASSFPQKFTVYPDILEDAGYFVGYTGKGWGPGNYKVSGRKRNPAGPAWQKRKMKSPPGISSNDYASNFSDFLKEKPADQPFCFWFGATEPHRSYKNGIGREQGKSLADAFVPKFLPDTPTIRSDILDYDVEIEWFDQHLGRILDQLEQAGELENTLVIVTADNGMPFPRAKANCYEYGIHAPLAVSWPAKVPADRDVIDIVGFIDFAPTMLHAAGVKIPKVMSGRSFLNLLMSRRDGQVSEDRVRAYSARERHSSSRFDNRTYPIRAMRTPKYLYIRNFRPNRWPAGHPAGFKKDVFGYYDIDACPSKTFLWEHRTDPRLGQYFEWSVEKRPEIELYDIENDPANLINLADNAKYAAIKNELGEEFEAYLRRTGDPRVLDGGDIYESYKRYSHIREFPAD
- a CDS encoding APC family permease, coding for MESRTETDDDAAESRTLRWQDAASLIVGIVVGAAIFKVPPLVFSCVSGPMAGLLVWLVGGLVAFCGALCYAELATSLPKSGGDYVYLTRAYAPIVGFLFGWAHLTGILTGSIGSMAYIFAEYANALFEFSADKIVLTALVAVIGLTLLNIGGVVFGKTAQNVLTIAKVLGLVGIAVCGLIGGDGLLTAAEPVDGQTANFGLAFVLILYAYGGWNDAAFVAAEVREPARNIPKALLGGVGLVTLIYLLINAAYINGLGWTGIQQSSAPAADVLKPKFGSTGHAVMCVLIMISTLGALNGLILTGSRVHASLGADHRLFAWLAWQPQDHKAPLASLIVQGVISILLVLSVGTQAGKNTVDQTLITSGWSAVSWERFGGGFDALVAATAPIFWGFFLLSGLAVIVLRIREPELPRPFRSPLFPLLPLIFCGTSGYMLYSSITWAEELCLLGAGPLLAGLPLYWLSSKLGTPTPPANAN
- a CDS encoding DEAD/DEAH box helicase; translated protein: MNIKTFADLDLDKSIQKALLAENYQTPTPIQAQAIPHLLQGRDVIGSAQTGTGKTAAFALPILHQLATKPRRAQTGTPRVLVLSPTRELALQIAESFKTYGQFVHYRQAVIYGGVSQHSQVRSLDRGVHVVVATPGRLIDLLDQGHVQLDQLEAFVLDEADRMLDMGFLPALKRIIRELPEERQSLFFSATLSPKIMELTKQLLNDPVTVSVDPPSSSVDMIDQRVAFVEHGGKRELLKNLLEAPDVERAVVFTKTKRSANTVAEKLLRQGIRATAIHGNKSQNARQRALDEFRRSRVKVLVATDVAARGLDVDGITHVVNFDLPLEPENYVHRIGRTGRAGAEGMAVSFCSAGERRELRAIERLIGRRLLMVNGEPQPENGPTSKDDRSGNRQGNPKSKPRRNRWQSSGPSKNNSAGNSAGKRKRRRVKSNNGERQNVKPKG
- a CDS encoding uroporphyrinogen-III synthase; its protein translation is MHSLIERFGGDATVAPSMREVPLEENANVFAFAEQLLAGQINVVVFMTGVGARALLETWKIRYEADRLFKELEATTVVVRGPKPMTVLREWGVGIDHRVPEPNTWRELLETLDENVALAGSTIAIQEYGEPNEELYEALRNRNATVVPVPVYKWAFPEDTGPLKDAIRRTIAGDFQVLMFTSAQQIVNTLRAAADEGLEDDFRSAANNTLIASIGPTATERLQTLGFQVDVEASPPKMGPLVRAAIETAQN
- the egtB gene encoding ergothioneine biosynthesis protein EgtB, with the protein product MSRSRATRPASLSDPSRIVSQDTSQQNAAYRRIRGFTEQLTEPLSPEDCVVQSMPDASPAKWHLAHTTWFFETFILRADPNYQPYHPQFSYLFNSYYNGVGDRHARPKRGLLTRPSLGDVYAYREVVDDAVSEQIDAGLSEELTEILEIGLNHEQQHQELLLTDVKHLLSCNPILPTYLEGAAAPTESPAPTLDWQAFPEGVREIGVPADTEDFCFDNETPRHRVFLEAFELSNRLITNGEFMRFIEDGGYEQHEYWLSTGWDVVQSEGWTAPLYWHLDGSEWKTFTLGGVRAVEENEPVCHLSYFEADAYARWAGARLPTEKEWEVALQQCSTHANHSKGFVENGRLHPTTASSGMMQQLLGEVWEWTSSQYTAYPGYRPLGGVLGEYNGKFMCDQWVLRGGSCLTSHEHIRGTYRNFFPATSRWQMSGFRLARDC